The genomic stretch CCCGCCCCGCGCCGCCGACAATATCATAAACCTCCGCCGGGCCGCCGGTGGGAGTGTGCCGCGCGGGGCGCAGATCGAGGCGCTCACGCACCGCCCGTTCGATTTCCGCCGCCGGAATGGCGCTCCTGCCGCGGAAGAGCCGGTTGTGCGCGGTCGGCATCATTTCGATGAAACGTATCTCCACCGGCAGTTCATGCGCCAGTTGCGCAAAATCCAAGATCTCGTCGTCGTTAAACCCGCGTATCGCCACCACATTTATCTTAAGCGGCCAGAGCCGTCCATCGGTCACGTGGCGGATGGCGCGCACGACGGCCCCGTGGATGTCGTGGCCGCTGATGCCCCTCAGCCGCTCAGGCTTGAGCGAATCAAGCGATATGTTGATGCGGTCCAGCCCCGCTTCCTGGAGGCGCGGAATCATCTTTTCCAGCAGGACGCCGTTGGTTGTCATGGTCACTTCGTCTATGCCGGATATGTTCTTGAGGTCGCGGATGAGGCCGAATATCCCCTTGCGCAGCAACGGTTCGCCCCCGGTGAGCCGCACCTTGCGTATGCCAAATGGCGCAAAGAGGGCGACAAGCCGCGTTATCTGCCCGATGGTGAGGATGTCGTTATTGGGGTGGACGAGGCTGCCGTCCATCGGCATGCAGTAGGCGCAACGGAGGTTGCACCGTTTTGTCACCGAGACGCGGATGTAGTTCACGCCGCGCCCGAAGCGGTCTTTGGGCTGATCCATTATTTTATTCTACACGGATTGCGGCGGAAAAATGCCGCAGTTCCTTTTATGGGCCTATAGCCGGTTTTGCGGAGTGGCGGCGCGCGGAAAAGGGTAAAATACCCTTCATGAAACTGCTCTATTTCGCCGCCGTGCGGGAACGGCTGAAGACGGACGGGGAAGAGATATTTTTGGAATCCCCTCTGACCGTGGCGGAGATTTTCGACCGGCATCTCGCGGCGCGGCTGCCGGGGGTGGCATTTTCGCGGCTGCTCTTCGCCGTGAACGAGGAGATGGCCGGGCCGGATACGGTGGCGCGGAACGCCGACACGGTGGCGGTGATGAGTCCGCTATCCGGCGGCGCGGCGCTGGCGCGGATACAGACGGAGGATTTCGACATGGCTGCGGAAACGAGCCTCTGCGCGGGGGGAAACAGTGGCGTGGGGGGAATCGCCACGTTCGTGGGCCGGGTGCGCGACAACGCGAGGGGAAAAGCCGTCGAGCGGATAGAGATTGGCTGCTACGAATCGATGGCAATGAAGGAACTGGAAAAGGTGCGGGCGGAGGCGGTGGAAAAATTCGCGGCCGTCAACGTGACGGTGGTGCATCGCATCGGGATATTGCGTCCGGGGGAGCAGATCGTCGGCATCGTGGCGGCGGCGGGACACCGCGACGCGGCGTTCGCCGCCTGCCGGTACGCCATCGACGAGCTTAAAAAACGGGTGCCCATGTGGAAAAAAGAGTTCGCCGCGGACGGCGGTTTCTGGGTGGAAGGACTTTAACAGACCATCCTTAACCGCAGTTTTGTCATTCCGAGCGTAGCGAAGAATCCCTTTCCGGAAAGGGATTTTGAACCACGAAGATCACGAATGGAAATGGGGGGAGGCGAAAAACTTTTGTTTTAATTATTCGTGTTCTTCATGCCATTCGTGGTAGAAAATATTTTCTTATTCCCCGGAGGGACGAATCATGATGCCGGTCATGAAGCGGCCGGTATCCCCTTTTTCGGCGCGGTGGCTGTAAAACTCATCGGTGCGGCACGATGTGCAGATACCGCTATCGAAGATGGCCGCTTCAGGCACACCGGCGGCCAGCAACTGTTCCTTCGCGGCAGCGGCAATATCCAGCCGCCCCTTCGCAAGAAAACGTTTGAACGAATCATAGCCCCCGGCAAAGACGCCGTCTTTCACTTCGTAACAGCAGGAGCGGATGGCGGGGCCGATCACCGCCACAAGGTCTTTGGGTGCGCCGGTGAGCCGCGCAATGGCGGCGGCGATGATGTTGTCAAAAACCCCTTGCCGCCCGGCGTGGATAACGGCGGCGGCCCTGTTCCGCGTATCGGCCAAAATTATCGGCAGGCAATCGGCGGTGAGCACGCCGGCCGGCTGGTTCGGCCCGGTTATCAACACCGCGTCAGCTTCGCGCCCGCCACCGGTGGCGGAACAAACTATGGTGCCATGCACCTGCCGCGGCAAAAAAATGGGATGTCCGCCGGCAAACAGATCGGCGGCCTTGTGACGGTTTTCCATTACCCCCGCCTCGCCGCTGTTGCGGGCGAGATCGAAGCCATGTTTCGCCTGCCCCCCATTGCGCGTGGTGACCCAGTTGGCCAGCCAGCCAAGCTTGTCCAGATCATCATAGCTGTACCACGCAATGCCATCCCGCTCGTGGCGCGTCATGTGGCTCATCAGCAGCAGTTCCCCAAAAATTCGCCGCACCGTTTGCACCCCGCGTGTTCGGGGGGGCAAGGCGGCGTGGTTTTTTCATTGGCGGCTTTTCCCGCCTCGGCTTGAAGGTACTTCTTTGTGACGCCGCTGTCGATGAAATCCCACGGAAGGGCTTCGCCGAATTCTTTGCGCCGGGCGTAGGCCGATTTGGCGGCGGGGGTTTTTAACGCGGCGGTCCAGCCCCCTTCCTCGAACGCCCGCATGATGAGCGTGGATACCGAACGCCCCCCCACGCTCAAAAGCCCCTGCGCGGCGGCGTTTTTGCCCCCCTCGATTTTCAATTCCATGTTGCTTTCCCGCAACAGCGCTTTTTTAAGCTGTGCGCTTTTTTCCTTTAATTCCGCCAGCGGCGCGACCGGCTCCCACTGGAACGGGGTTTGCGGTTTGGGCACAAACGGATTCACGCCAACGGTTATTTTCCCCGCGCGGCCATGCCGTTTGCTGCCGGCCAACAGTTCATCGCGGATTCTTTTCGCCAAAGAGGCCAGTGCGGCAATGTCTTCATCGCGCTCCCCCGGCAGGCCAATGAGGAAGTAGCACTTCACGTTCAAAATGCCCGCGTCGGCCGCCAACCGCACGGCCCCCAACACGTCGTCATCGGTCATCCGCTTGTTGACGGCGCGGCGGAGCCGTTCGCTCCCCGCCTCGGGGGCGATGGTCATGGTCTTCAGCCCGCCCGCCGCCAGCCTGGCGAGCGTTTCAGCGGAAAGGTACTCCACGCGGAGTGACGACACGTTGATGCCGCCCCCTTTTTTCAAGATGTGGTCGTACACCGCGCCGATCTCCGGGTGCTCACAGATGGCGCTGCCGATCAGACCGATCCGCTCCTTGCGGGCAAGCCCCCCGGGGGCCAGCCCCTCGTCGATCTGCGCAAAGAGCCTCTCCTTGTCCACATGGCGCACCGGACGGTAAACGAAGCCGCTGGCGCAGAAACGGCATCCCTGCCCGCACCCCTTGCCGGTTTCGATGAGGTGCGAATCGCGGAAGATGGAGCCTTCCAACCCGGCAAGCTGGGCCGACCCGGTGCGGCCAAAATCGGGATCGTACAGCCGCTTCACCCGCTCTGGCGCATCATCGAGGGGGCAGCGGGTTTTTATCGAGCCATCGCTGTTCTCTTCCACTTCATAGAGCGACGGGATATACACCCCTTCGATATCAGCGATATCGCGCAACCTCTGTTCCCGCGACCCGTGGCGGCTGGCGGAAAGTTTTCCCACCAGCGCCGGTATCGCAAGCTCCCCCTCGCCCAGCACGAAGAAATCGAAAAACGCGGCGAACGGCTCCGGGTTCATGGTCGGCACGATCCCCCCGGCGCAGACCAACGGGTGACGGTCGTTGCGTTCCGCCGCCATCAGCGGGATGTTGTTTTCCTTGAGCATCCGTAGCAGGTTCAACACATCCATTTCAAAGGTGAAGGAGAAGGCGGCGAGATCGCACCGCGCAAGGTTCAACGTTCCGGCGCCTCCGTTATCCGGCATGAATGCGGCCTCGCACTGGCATACGGCGGAAAAAGCGGCAAAGATTTTGTGGAAACCGAGATAGCTCGCCCCCACCGATGCGGTGTTGGGGTAGGCCAGCCGCACGGCGAAGGATGCGTCCCGGTCTATCGCTTCCGGTTTCATATGTGATAATCTTTCACCTTACTATGGTAACAAAAAGCGTCGACGAACAGGTACGGATAATCCGCCAGGGGGCGGCGGAGGTCATCAACGAGGCGGAGCTTCGCGCCAAGCTGGCGCTGAACCGTCCGCTTGTTGTAAAGGCGGGATTCGATCCGACCGCGCCGGACATCCACCTCGGCCACACGGTGCTCATCCACAAGATGGGGCAGTTTCAGGAACTGGGGCATCAGGTGGTGTTCCTCATCGGCGATTTCACCGCCATGATTGGCGACCCGACCGGCAAGACCGACACCCGCCCACCGCTCACGCGCGAACAGGTGATACAGAACGCCGAGACCTATCAGCGGCAGATTTTTAAGATATTGGATGCGAAAAAGACGAAAGTTGTTTTCAACGCCGAATGGCTGGGGGCGCTCAGCCCGGCCGAGTTCATCCGGCTTGCCAGCCGCTACACGGTGGCGCGGATGCTGGAGCGCGAGGATTTCTCCAAACGCTACAAAGAGAATCGGCCCATCGCCGTGCATGAGTTCCTTTACCCCCTCTTGCAGGGATACGATTCCGTCCACCTGAAAGCCGATGTGGAACTGGGCGGCACCGACCAGAAATTCAACCTGCTGGTGGGGCGCGAACTGCAACGCGACTACAGCATCGGCCAGCCGCCGCAGGTGGTGATCACCATGCCGTTGCTGGAAGGCACCGACGGCGTGAACAAGATGAGCAAATCGCTGGGCAACTACATCGGCATAGAGGAGCCGGCGCGCGAAATCGTGGGCAAGGTAATGAGCATCAGCGACGAACTGATGGTGAAATATTACGAACTGGTGGGGGGCGCCACCCCCGACGAATTGGACGCGCTGAAAAAGGGCCTTGCCAGCGGCGAAAAACATCCTCGCGTGGCTAAGATGGAACTGGCGCGGCGGATCGCGGCACGTTTCCACGGCGAAGACGAGGCGGCCCAGGCCGAAGAAGGTTTTAACGCGCAATTCCGCAATAAAGAAGTGCCGGACGAGATGGAGGTTTTTTCCCACGTCTGGAGCGGTGAAACTGAGAAGCTCGTCTCCATTTTAGCCGCTACTGGCGCGCTGAAAAGCGCGGGCGAAGGGCGCCGCCTTATCAAGCAAGGCGGCCTCGCCATCGATGGCACAAAAGCCGACGACCCCGAAGTCGCCCTGCCAAAAGGGGAACACATCATCCGCCTCGGCAAAAAGCGCTACATCAAACTCCTCCCGCCAAAAGACGTCACTGAAGAATTAATTCGTCGGGAAAAAGAATCATATGAATATAAAATATTTCGAGAAAAACCCGAGAACAAACCCCAAGACGGGGAAAAAAGGTGAACTGCGTTATCTGTAAACATGGCGAGATCCGGCCGGGCGAGACCACCGTTACGCTCCAGCGCGGAGAGAGCACCATTGTATTCAAAAATGTGCCAGCCGATATTTGCCCCAACTGTGGCGAATATTATCTTTCCGACGAGATTGCCGGTCGCTTGATGGCGCAGGCCGAAGAAGCGGTTCGCAAAGGAGCCGTTGTTGAGATACTCCTCTACGCTGCCTGAAAATTTTTCCTTCCTTCTCATTTTTCGTGCTCTTCGTGCCATTCGTGGTTAAAAACTCCGGCGTTTAGGGTCGGCCCGTTGGGCCGATGTACACAATAAATTGTGTACCCACCCGGAGAAAAAAAGCTTTGATCTGTTTCTGGATTCCCGCCCCCCGCCTTCGCGGGGACAAGCTTCGCGGAAATGATGATAAAAAATCGGCCCACTGCGCCGATGGGGGAAGCTTGTGTGAAATATCTTTCGGCAACTGATTGGCCTCGGCAAAAACGCTAGCGGGAAGCGTGGGATGCGCGGAGGGGCTTAATGCTTACAAGCATCTTTTTGTTTCTGGTTTTCACCCGGTAGATGTCATGCTGGTTTTGGAGGTTAAGCCACACTTCCTCGGAAGTGCCGAAGTACCGGGCAAGTTTAACGGCCATTTCGGGGCTGAGGTTCCGCCGCTCGTTGACGATTTCGTTAATGGTGCGAAAAGCCGTTCCCAAAGCCTTTGCCAGCTCCACTTGGGTGAGGTTCAGGGGCTTTAAGAAATCTTCGCGCAAAATCTCTCCCGGATGGGTCGGCTTCCGTTTCATTTCCATCGTTTACTCCTGCTCTAGCGGTAGTCGGTTACCTTAACGTCATACGCATCGGAATCCTCGAGCCGGAAAACGATCCGGTACTGGTCGTTGATCCTGATGCTGTAAAACCCGCCGTAATCGCCTTTTAGCGCTTCAAGCCTGTGGCCCGGCACCTTTGCAAGGTCATCCAGCCGCCTTGCGGCGTGCAAATAATCGAGCTTTCGCAACCCGACTTTGCAAACCCCTATCGGGAAATGCCTGCTTTTCCCGGTAACGAACAGATCCCTCGTTTTCGCACAGCCAAATGTCCTTATCATGACTTGCGGCCAATATAACGCATAATGTTATATAACGCCAGAGGGTACAAACGTGCCGCCAGCAAAACGGCAATTTTGGACGAAAAAAAAGCCTCGGCCGGGAATTACTCCAGCACGAGGCTTTTTAATGTTATAGCCGGCGACGACCTACTCTCC from Nitrospinota bacterium encodes the following:
- a CDS encoding polyphenol oxidase family protein, with protein sequence MRRIFGELLLMSHMTRHERDGIAWYSYDDLDKLGWLANWVTTRNGGQAKHGFDLARNSGEAGVMENRHKAADLFAGGHPIFLPRQVHGTIVCSATGGGREADAVLITGPNQPAGVLTADCLPIILADTRNRAAAVIHAGRQGVFDNIIAAAIARLTGAPKDLVAVIGPAIRSCCYEVKDGVFAGGYDSFKRFLAKGRLDIAAAAKEQLLAAGVPEAAIFDSGICTSCRTDEFYSHRAEKGDTGRFMTGIMIRPSGE
- a CDS encoding type II toxin-antitoxin system RelE/ParE family toxin, with the translated sequence MIRTFGCAKTRDLFVTGKSRHFPIGVCKVGLRKLDYLHAARRLDDLAKVPGHRLEALKGDYGGFYSIRINDQYRIVFRLEDSDAYDVKVTDYR
- a CDS encoding type II toxin-antitoxin system MqsA family antitoxin, coding for MNCVICKHGEIRPGETTVTLQRGESTIVFKNVPADICPNCGEYYLSDEIAGRLMAQAEEAVRKGAVVEILLYAA
- a CDS encoding HigA family addiction module antidote protein, coding for MEMKRKPTHPGEILREDFLKPLNLTQVELAKALGTAFRTINEIVNERRNLSPEMAVKLARYFGTSEEVWLNLQNQHDIYRVKTRNKKMLVSIKPLRASHASR
- a CDS encoding radical SAM protein, whose product is MKPEAIDRDASFAVRLAYPNTASVGASYLGFHKIFAAFSAVCQCEAAFMPDNGGAGTLNLARCDLAAFSFTFEMDVLNLLRMLKENNIPLMAAERNDRHPLVCAGGIVPTMNPEPFAAFFDFFVLGEGELAIPALVGKLSASRHGSREQRLRDIADIEGVYIPSLYEVEENSDGSIKTRCPLDDAPERVKRLYDPDFGRTGSAQLAGLEGSIFRDSHLIETGKGCGQGCRFCASGFVYRPVRHVDKERLFAQIDEGLAPGGLARKERIGLIGSAICEHPEIGAVYDHILKKGGGINVSSLRVEYLSAETLARLAAGGLKTMTIAPEAGSERLRRAVNKRMTDDDVLGAVRLAADAGILNVKCYFLIGLPGERDEDIAALASLAKRIRDELLAGSKRHGRAGKITVGVNPFVPKPQTPFQWEPVAPLAELKEKSAQLKKALLRESNMELKIEGGKNAAAQGLLSVGGRSVSTLIMRAFEEGGWTAALKTPAAKSAYARRKEFGEALPWDFIDSGVTKKYLQAEAGKAANEKTTPPCPPEHAGCKRCGEFLGNCC
- a CDS encoding molybdenum cofactor biosynthesis protein MoaE; the protein is MKLLYFAAVRERLKTDGEEIFLESPLTVAEIFDRHLAARLPGVAFSRLLFAVNEEMAGPDTVARNADTVAVMSPLSGGAALARIQTEDFDMAAETSLCAGGNSGVGGIATFVGRVRDNARGKAVERIEIGCYESMAMKELEKVRAEAVEKFAAVNVTVVHRIGILRPGEQIVGIVAAAGHRDAAFAACRYAIDELKKRVPMWKKEFAADGGFWVEGL
- the moaA gene encoding GTP 3',8-cyclase MoaA — its product is MDQPKDRFGRGVNYIRVSVTKRCNLRCAYCMPMDGSLVHPNNDILTIGQITRLVALFAPFGIRKVRLTGGEPLLRKGIFGLIRDLKNISGIDEVTMTTNGVLLEKMIPRLQEAGLDRINISLDSLKPERLRGISGHDIHGAVVRAIRHVTDGRLWPLKINVVAIRGFNDDEILDFAQLAHELPVEIRFIEMMPTAHNRLFRGRSAIPAAEIERAVRERLDLRPARHTPTGGPAEVYDIVGGAGRVGFVAPLSRHFCGGCNRLRLTAEGALRSCLFSDSEVDLRRGFLGDAPDQWFIDRFRESLAAKPEGHGLTAASDAPCEKPMAAIGG
- a CDS encoding tyrosine--tRNA ligase, with the protein product MVTKSVDEQVRIIRQGAAEVINEAELRAKLALNRPLVVKAGFDPTAPDIHLGHTVLIHKMGQFQELGHQVVFLIGDFTAMIGDPTGKTDTRPPLTREQVIQNAETYQRQIFKILDAKKTKVVFNAEWLGALSPAEFIRLASRYTVARMLEREDFSKRYKENRPIAVHEFLYPLLQGYDSVHLKADVELGGTDQKFNLLVGRELQRDYSIGQPPQVVITMPLLEGTDGVNKMSKSLGNYIGIEEPAREIVGKVMSISDELMVKYYELVGGATPDELDALKKGLASGEKHPRVAKMELARRIAARFHGEDEAAQAEEGFNAQFRNKEVPDEMEVFSHVWSGETEKLVSILAATGALKSAGEGRRLIKQGGLAIDGTKADDPEVALPKGEHIIRLGKKRYIKLLPPKDVTEELIRREKESYEYKIFREKPENKPQDGEKR